From the Lolium rigidum isolate FL_2022 chromosome 2, APGP_CSIRO_Lrig_0.1, whole genome shotgun sequence genome, one window contains:
- the LOC124692625 gene encoding S-adenosylmethionine decarboxylase proenzyme-like, protein MAVLSVADLPPVSAIGFEGYEKRLEITFSEAPVFADPKGRGLRALSRAQIDSVLDLAKCTIVSELSNETFDSYVLSESSLFVYPYKAVIKTCGTTKLLLAIPRILELAEELSLPLAAVKYSRGTFIFPEAQPSPHKNFSDEVAFLNGYFGGLESGGNAYVIGDPAKPGQKWHVYYATQQPEQPVVNLEMCMTGLDKKKASVFFKTSAEGHTSCAKEMTKLSGISDIVPEMEICDFDFEPCGYSMNAIHGSAFSTIHVTPEDGFSYASYEVMGLDPASMSYGELVKRVLRSFGPSEFSVAVTIFGGRSHAGTWGEKLAVGAYDSTNMVEQELPSGGLLIYQSFTAMGEISTGSPRSVLNCFVDDSLENGPKDTKMNAFLCWEEDAAQEIDERDGKKMRSA, encoded by the coding sequence ATGGCAGTCCTGTCGGTTGCTGACCTCCCCCCGGTCTCTGCGATCGGGTTCGAGGGGTATGAGAAGCGCCTGGAGATTACTTTCTCTGAGGCGCCAGTCTTTGCTGACCCCAAGGGCAGGGGACTGCGTGCTCTCTCGCGTGCCCAGATCGACTCTGTTCTCGATCTTGCCAAGTGCACCATTGTCTCCGAGCTCTCCAATGAGACTTTCGACTCCTATGTCCTCTCTGAGTCAAGCCTCTTTGTGTACCCGTACAAGGCGGTGATCAAGACCTGCGGCACTACCAAGCTCCTGCTGGCCATTCCAAGAATCCTTGAGCTTGCTGAGGAGTTATCCCTGCCACTCGCTGCTGTGAAGTACTCCCGTGGGACCTTCATATTCCCTGAAGCACAGCCCTCTCCACACAAGAACTTCTCTGACGAGGTTGCCTTCCTCAACGGCTACTTTGGTGGCCTCGAATCTGGTGGCAATGCCTATGTGATTGGTGATCCTGCGAAGCCAGGCCAGAAGTGGCACGTCTACTATGCCACCCAGCAGCCTGAGCAGCCTGTGGTTAACCTTGAGATGTGCATGACTGGTCTGGACAAGAAGAAAGCTTCCGTCTTCTTCAAGACCTCTGCTGAAGGCCACACATCTTGTGCTAAGGAGATGACCAAGCTCTCTGGTATCTCTGACATAGTCCCGGAGATGGAGATCTGCGACTTTGATTTTGAGCCATGTGGCTACTCCATGAATGCCATCCATGGCTCTGCTTTCTCCACCATTCATGTGACCCCTGAGGATGGCTTCAGCTATGCGAGCTATGAGGTCATGGGCTTGGACCCTGCCTCCATGTCTTATGGTGAGCTGGTCAAGAGGGTGCTGAGATCCTTTGGCCCGTCAGAATTCTCTGTTGCTGTGACTATCTTCGGTGGTCGCAGCCATGCTGGAACCTGGGGTGAGAAGCTGGCTGTTGGGGCCTATGATAGCACCAACATGGTCGAGCAAGAGCTGCCGTCAGGAGGCCTGCTGATCTACCAGAGCTTCACTGCCATGGGCGAAATCTCCACCGGGTCTCCAAGATCTGTCCTGAACTGTTTTGTTGATGACAGTTTGGAGAATGGCCCCAAGGACACCAAGATGAATGCTTTCCTCTGCTGGGAAGAGGATGCTGCGCAGGAGATAGACGAGAGGgacgggaagaagatgaggagcgcCTGA